DNA from Elaeis guineensis isolate ETL-2024a chromosome 2, EG11, whole genome shotgun sequence:
AATATCATTATAGCCTGTGAGTCTGATATATGTTGATTTTTTTGGCTCTCAGCTTAAGTTTTGGACATCCATGAGTTAATACCATCATTAATATCAGTGCTCAGATTTGCTAGAGATCACGAGTTAGAATCCTCTGCATACTAATTAGTTATTTCTATCATCTGAGCAACACGTGACTGGATATGGTTAATTAAACCTAATAGACAATTAATGTCGTATCCTCCCCACTAACTCACCTGGTTGCCCCAGTTTTAAGCTGCTGGTTGTGCCCTTCCCAACCAACCCAAGGCCACCCTGCCATCTACTCGTCAAACCAcaggtttttcttttttttttttttttttaatgaaaaaatcatGGTAGAAATTAAACTAGAAATAGAACCATATTCCACTCCAAAACTAAAACCAAAAATgagatcaaaagaaaaaagacaaaAGGAAGTACTTTTAGAGGGAGAGATTTTAGAGCCAGAGAGCTCCGGCTTCCTTTAAGATTGGCACGAGGTCGCCGGAGATATGGACGGCCATGAGGCGATCAAGCCCTCCTACCAGCCTGCCCCCGATGAACACCGCTGGACAAAGCACCTGTTGTTGAACCCCACCGCCACCGCCGCCTCCGCCGGCGGTGGCGATCTCCGCCAGCTCCTCTAGCAGAGCCGACTTggcgtcctccgccacctcgcaCACCGTCGGGTTGACTCCCAGTCCGTGCAGCAGCCTCTTCACCACGTGACACAAGCAGCAACCCTGCCGCCCCACCACCAGCACCGGGTTCTCCGCCACCAGCCTCCTCAACCCCCCGCCGCCGTCCGACGACGAGGACGACGTCGACGGCCCGTCGAGGGACGGGCGGTCGTTGTCCGTCACGTGGATGATGCCGTTGCTCGCCACCGTTGGAGCGAACCACGTCCGGCCGCTGCTGTACGGGATCGCTTGTTGCATTTAGAAACAGAAtgcccagagagagagagagagagagagagagagagcgcaggTAGTTGGGTTGGGGAGAGGGAGGGGATATATAACCGTCAAATTACCGCATGGGTGACTTCATGCGGCGCCAAGCACGACGTCAATGGTAGTTACCCGCGGATGCGCTTCTCTAACTATGCGGACATCGCTGTCGAGAGGCAATGACGTGGAAGCGCGTCAGCCTCTGGGTGGCGGGGAACCCGTCCGCCTCGGTGACGTCAGGGATTATGCGGATTGGCTGAAGCTTCGCTGTATTGGTACGGATAGCAAATAGAATGGGATGACGTGTCGTGTTATGTTTCACTTCACGCCTTTGGGAccgatagattttttatgatttGAGCGGCACGATCCTGTTAACTGCGTGAGCGCCTTGGCAGCCAGTACAGCCCAAGACCGTTTGTTAACACCCAAATTTATTgttccatgttgaacctttttttttttttggatggtaaAAGTAGCATTTCTCCAAGGTTTCACAAACGAAAATATCCCCCAATAATTGACACCTTCTGGCTTCTGCCATTGTAATGGATTTAATGGCAACCACTTGCCGCCCCCCATCCTTTATTGGTCATTATGCCATTATAACGCAATAATAGGTATATAATAGTATTATTtgtaattattatttaaatttctaatatgaatatatataatatgacGAGGGGCCTCCGATATTGTTAAGATAACCATTGGACTTGGATAGAAAGCATAGGAACAAATACTGCAAGTATAATCATCAGACCTTCTCATGACATTTAAGGTGAGTTATTTAAGTTTTAATATAGCTGCACTAGCTATGATAGCCCAAGCAAGCATTGAGAATATTCTAGATTTTACAACCTGTTCACAATCATTTATGCATTGTATATcctataatcaataaaaaattagagataaatctctaattatattttcaacttaaaaataattatctacttgagtttcaaataaaaatagcTTCCCATTTGAAACATAAGTTAAAAGTAACTATTCACTTTAGCTAAAATAATCTTTATATCctttataataatacagtattATATTATTCTAGTACagtattcctttacaataagataatattatattatattagtgtagtattactttataataatgcagtattgctgtattatattatattaatatatagtattcctttacaataagatagtattatattatattaatatagtattct
Protein-coding regions in this window:
- the LOC105043381 gene encoding monothiol glutaredoxin-S9; translation: MQQAIPYSSGRTWFAPTVASNGIIHVTDNDRPSLDGPSTSSSSSDGGGGLRRLVAENPVLVVGRQGCCLCHVVKRLLHGLGVNPTVCEVAEDAKSALLEELAEIATAGGGGGGGGVQQQVLCPAVFIGGRLVGGLDRLMAVHISGDLVPILKEAGALWL